A stretch of Treponema vincentii F0403 DNA encodes these proteins:
- a CDS encoding ribonuclease HII: protein MLFCGIDEAGRGALAGPVYAAAVILPASFDVSVLDDSKKLSPKRRETARAAILEGALYWHIASMPPDLIDKINILQATLAAMKEAFDRLFARYRRDSIGKTADIEKSLTVIVDGNQLPDIHGDFNLTAEPKADGRYPCVMAASIIAKTERDRCMMEYHKQYPLYRYDLHKGYGTKLHRSLIEVYGASPIQRHSFTFKKV, encoded by the coding sequence ATGTTGTTTTGCGGCATCGATGAGGCGGGGAGGGGAGCGCTTGCAGGCCCCGTGTATGCCGCAGCTGTTATCTTACCTGCTTCATTTGATGTTTCCGTATTGGATGATTCAAAAAAACTCTCACCTAAACGGCGGGAAACGGCACGGGCGGCTATTCTTGAAGGGGCGCTGTATTGGCATATTGCATCGATGCCGCCCGATCTGATAGATAAAATCAATATTTTACAGGCAACGCTTGCCGCAATGAAGGAAGCTTTCGATCGGCTTTTTGCACGGTACAGGCGGGATAGTATAGGTAAGACTGCCGATATTGAAAAATCTTTAACCGTCATTGTTGACGGAAATCAACTGCCTGATATTCATGGTGATTTTAACTTGACCGCAGAACCTAAGGCGGATGGGCGCTATCCGTGTGTGATGGCGGCTTCTATTATCGCTAAAACAGAACGTGACCGCTGCATGATGGAATATCATAAACAGTATCCGCTCTACCGTTATGATCTGCATAAGGGCTATGGAACAAAGCTCCACCGTTCTCTGATTGAAGTATACGGTGCTTCGCCCATTCAGCGGCATAGTTTTACATTCAAAAAAGTTTAA